The following are from one region of the Pseudohongiella spirulinae genome:
- the secD gene encoding protein translocase subunit SecD, whose protein sequence is MMTSLYKRTLWYALIIVLGLLSALPNVLPESAHGMLPEAYLNNTLKLGLDLRGGSQLLLVVDSHEIYQDRDKLSADALLDDVISQSIEVIHRRLDETGMVEPSITRQGQDAILVQLPGVDEPQQVRELLGTTAQMNFHWVAEPGNRTVMTLPDQNDPEQTYRLERRIAMEGKHVRDARMALQPQTNLPVVNFTLDQTGGRQFAQMTRENIGRALAVVLDGKVVTAPVIRSPITGGSGEISGQFSAVEAGELAMLLRAGALPAALDIVEERTVGPNLGSQAINMGIMTGLLGAGLVLAFMLAIYGSWGLIAWLGLAINMGLVFGVLSLLGATLTLPGIAGLILVLGMAVDANILINERIRDEVRQGKGAWLSLDNGFRRAYGTILDSNITTLIAVSLLFAMGSGPIRGFAVTMGIGLLTSLFTAVAVNRVMMEWIVRRRGRKPLVIRGLPWLDHAGDQFSSGRRVIRFMKAGATGLLISAVLSIASLGLMMQPGLNYGIDFSGGALLEMRTSDTSLEQLQAVLSQSGLQDISIQALSAGQGQSWLIRQAVQATADGDNQIADLRSAVSAALPEVNIDRAEMVGPRVSGDFTDMSILAVMLAGAGMLLYLWYRFENHFALAAILTIALDLTKTIGFFVLTGVEFNLTAIAALLALIGYSVNDKVVVFDRMRESMRARPDMALDTLVNRSISATLTRTTYTSISTLVAVLPMAIAGGSAVASFAIPMLFGIVVSTSSSIFIAAPIVLILGKRRQRLGQPQLRPLEHDVATVVR, encoded by the coding sequence ATGATGACGTCACTTTACAAGCGCACGCTGTGGTATGCGCTGATTATAGTTCTGGGGTTGCTAAGCGCCCTGCCCAATGTTCTTCCCGAGTCGGCACACGGCATGCTGCCCGAAGCCTATCTCAACAACACCCTGAAGCTGGGACTGGACCTGCGTGGTGGTTCCCAGCTATTGCTGGTCGTCGACAGCCACGAAATCTACCAGGATCGCGACAAGCTGAGTGCAGATGCCCTGCTGGATGATGTGATCAGCCAGAGCATCGAGGTCATCCACCGGCGACTGGATGAAACCGGCATGGTCGAACCGAGTATTACCCGCCAGGGCCAGGATGCGATTCTGGTGCAACTACCAGGCGTAGACGAGCCGCAACAGGTGAGAGAGCTGCTGGGTACAACTGCCCAGATGAACTTCCACTGGGTTGCCGAACCTGGCAACCGCACGGTCATGACTTTGCCCGATCAAAACGATCCTGAGCAAACATACCGCCTGGAGCGTCGAATAGCCATGGAAGGCAAACACGTTAGAGATGCACGCATGGCGTTGCAGCCACAGACAAATCTGCCGGTGGTCAACTTTACACTTGATCAAACCGGTGGCCGCCAATTCGCGCAAATGACCCGGGAAAATATCGGACGCGCACTGGCGGTAGTGCTGGACGGCAAAGTGGTCACGGCTCCGGTAATCCGTTCGCCGATAACTGGCGGCAGCGGGGAAATCAGTGGTCAATTCTCAGCGGTGGAAGCCGGTGAACTGGCTATGCTGCTACGCGCCGGCGCTCTGCCAGCTGCACTGGACATTGTTGAGGAACGCACTGTCGGACCCAACCTGGGCAGCCAGGCTATCAACATGGGCATTATGACTGGTTTGTTGGGGGCGGGGCTGGTGCTTGCGTTTATGCTGGCGATCTATGGCAGCTGGGGGCTGATCGCCTGGCTGGGACTGGCCATCAACATGGGCCTGGTCTTCGGTGTATTGAGTCTGCTCGGTGCCACCTTGACGCTGCCGGGCATTGCCGGTTTGATCCTGGTGCTGGGTATGGCTGTTGACGCGAATATCCTGATTAACGAACGCATCCGCGATGAAGTCCGTCAGGGCAAAGGCGCCTGGCTATCGCTGGACAACGGCTTTCGGCGCGCCTACGGAACGATTCTTGACTCCAACATCACAACCTTGATTGCTGTCAGCCTGCTCTTTGCAATGGGATCGGGGCCGATACGTGGTTTCGCTGTAACTATGGGTATAGGATTGCTGACGTCGCTGTTTACAGCTGTCGCCGTTAACCGGGTAATGATGGAGTGGATAGTGCGCCGCCGTGGTCGCAAACCACTGGTCATCCGTGGCCTGCCATGGTTGGATCACGCAGGTGATCAATTCAGCAGTGGCCGGCGTGTGATTCGCTTCATGAAAGCCGGTGCCACCGGACTGCTCATTTCGGCAGTTCTGTCCATTGCATCATTGGGGCTGATGATGCAACCCGGACTTAATTACGGAATCGACTTCAGCGGTGGTGCACTGCTGGAAATGCGAACATCTGATACCTCTCTTGAGCAGCTGCAGGCTGTGTTAAGCCAATCCGGTCTCCAGGATATATCTATACAGGCACTTTCTGCTGGTCAGGGACAGTCATGGCTGATTCGCCAGGCTGTTCAGGCAACAGCTGACGGAGATAATCAAATAGCGGATTTACGCAGCGCAGTCAGTGCAGCACTTCCGGAGGTCAATATAGACCGTGCCGAGATGGTAGGCCCCCGAGTCAGCGGTGACTTCACAGATATGAGCATACTGGCCGTCATGCTGGCAGGTGCCGGGATGTTGTTATATCTGTGGTATCGATTTGAAAATCACTTTGCTCTGGCGGCGATACTTACCATTGCGCTGGATCTGACCAAAACCATTGGTTTTTTCGTGCTCACTGGCGTGGAATTCAACCTCACAGCCATCGCAGCTCTTTTGGCACTGATCGGTTATTCAGTCAATGATAAGGTCGTGGTGTTTGACCGCATGCGAGAAAGCATGCGAGCGCGGCCCGATATGGCGCTGGACACTCTGGTCAATCGCAGCATCAGCGCAACGCTTACCCGAACAACTTATACCTCGATAAGTACACTGGTGGCGGTATTACCTATGGCGATTGCCGGTGGCAGCGCCGTTGCCAGTTTCGCTATCCCTATGCTGTTTGGCATCGTGGTCAGTACCAGCTCGTCAATTTTCATAGCGGCACCCATTGTATTGATATTGGGCAAACGCCGACAACGCCTGGGACAGCCCCAGTTACGCCCTCTCGAGCACGACGTGGCAACTGTTGTTAGATAG
- the selA gene encoding L-seryl-tRNA(Sec) selenium transferase, which yields MNSSPGSRPPSVDTALSWPGIQALIQCHGRPLVVDAVRAGLQRWRDALISDEQTLLAEIGHTLENWLAPTFKPVVNMTGTVIHTNLGRSPLPPEAITAMTAVASGASNLEYDLESGQRGDRDTHVEDWICRLTGAEAATVVNNNAAAVLLVLSALAPRKEVIVSRGELIEIGGSFRLPDIMSRAGCKLREVGTTNRTHTHDYLDAINSRTALLLKAHTSNYAVQGFTSSVSESELASIARQSRIPLAVDLGSGSLIDMQRLGLPAEPVVRDVLAQGVDVVTFSGDKLLGGPQAGIIAGRADLISRIRKNPMKRALRCDKLTLAALAAVLRLYANPKKLAQRIPALRLLSREQTAIEETATQLLPALQSWAGEEIDVDCCSTLSQIGSGSQPLDRLPSASLRLRSQHANKRKRSRQLRELARQLRQLPLPVIGRITDDSLLLDCRCVEDPQPLIAQWHIHRFQVEPAT from the coding sequence ATGAACAGCTCCCCTGGTTCACGCCCACCTTCAGTCGATACAGCACTGTCCTGGCCGGGGATACAGGCACTGATCCAGTGCCACGGCCGGCCACTGGTAGTTGACGCAGTGCGAGCCGGCCTGCAGCGCTGGCGCGACGCACTGATTAGCGACGAACAGACGCTGCTTGCAGAAATCGGGCACACGCTTGAAAACTGGCTGGCACCCACCTTCAAACCCGTCGTTAATATGACTGGCACCGTCATCCACACCAATCTGGGACGTTCGCCGCTACCCCCCGAGGCTATCACCGCCATGACTGCGGTTGCCAGTGGTGCCAGTAATCTTGAATACGATCTGGAATCCGGTCAGCGCGGCGATCGCGATACGCATGTTGAAGACTGGATCTGCCGATTGACCGGTGCGGAAGCGGCTACCGTAGTCAACAACAACGCAGCCGCTGTGCTGTTAGTACTGAGTGCCCTCGCGCCACGAAAGGAAGTGATTGTATCGCGCGGCGAACTGATAGAGATTGGCGGCTCTTTCCGTCTGCCCGACATCATGTCGCGCGCCGGTTGCAAGCTCAGGGAAGTGGGCACCACCAATCGCACTCACACGCATGATTACCTTGACGCCATCAACTCACGCACAGCGCTATTGCTAAAGGCGCATACCAGCAACTATGCGGTGCAGGGTTTCACCAGCAGTGTCAGCGAATCGGAATTGGCGAGTATTGCCAGACAAAGCAGGATACCGCTGGCAGTTGACCTGGGCAGCGGCTCCCTGATCGACATGCAGCGCCTGGGCCTGCCTGCCGAACCGGTAGTGCGCGATGTACTGGCACAAGGCGTCGATGTAGTAACCTTCAGTGGCGACAAACTGCTGGGAGGACCACAGGCCGGTATCATTGCAGGGCGCGCCGACCTGATCAGCCGAATTCGCAAGAATCCTATGAAACGGGCACTGCGCTGCGACAAACTCACACTGGCGGCGCTGGCCGCCGTGCTGCGCTTATACGCCAACCCGAAGAAGCTGGCCCAGCGCATCCCGGCATTGCGCCTGCTCAGCCGCGAACAGACAGCCATTGAAGAGACGGCGACACAACTGCTGCCCGCTTTACAATCCTGGGCTGGCGAGGAGATCGATGTGGATTGCTGCAGCACGCTCAGCCAGATCGGTTCAGGTTCCCAGCCTCTGGATAGATTGCCCAGCGCCTCACTGCGCTTGCGCAGTCAGCACGCCAACAAACGCAAGCGCAGCCGACAATTGCGTGAACTGGCCAGGCAATTGCGGCAGCTGCCCTTACCTGTGATTGGCCGTATCACCGACGACAGCCTGCTGCTGGATTGTCGCTGTGTGGAAGATCCGCAGCCACTGATCGCCCAGTGGCACATTCACCGCTTTCAGGTGGAGCCGGCAACGTGA
- a CDS encoding sensor domain-containing diguanylate cyclase — translation MPQRYICPTRLSSECSLRFSRYIIDFVQNKSLHTTPRPRSLMRSVLRRIVLAAVLVVGGLTALAYSFIHTETQSRLLDNLSDWVIERARNDSLIFELAQENLARFSAEFLRLYTSDVPVHGDIFWSYYQEDEHGAVRLRRDFYDGIYADDGLYYSSVSSFVGNNQSVDSVDLQRRLVLSVRLLAQLGPAMINRFQNIHVSFPENAIALYAPGTPWGLEAEPDLPMNELGVIRSMQQSENPERLPGWSGLYYDETAQEWALTYQVPLDMNGQHLINPSHDVSLTDLMERLITDTPEGGYNLIFRQDGYLIAHPAEPASDRRWVGQMSLQNIDDPALVRLFELIDESTGGEPGEVALIHNSIDDNWLAVSELSGPGWWFVSVYPAALIRESASQAAAAVLISGVILLLLLIFIIGFIIRRDAEKPLEQLREAAESIALGDYDAVAQEQIKLPRHLRNEIGLLARTFYGMAVNIRGAQTTLEQVVAERTRALETANHNLRELSLLDGLLGIHNRRAFDRDLASVYEQCKRGVGDFYVMMIDVDSFKLFNDSYGHGEGDLALKEIAATLNSAIRSDDRLYRYGGEEFVVIFNSGLEEPIESAAERLLNAVRNLAIPFPESGYGIVTVSAGLVRGCADYPSSEQIVAHADRLLYESKRGGRNRLSIETQTAS, via the coding sequence ATGCCACAAAGGTATATTTGTCCGACTCGCTTGTCCAGTGAGTGTTCCTTGCGCTTCAGTCGCTATATAATCGATTTCGTGCAAAATAAAAGTTTACATACCACACCACGCCCTCGCTCACTGATGCGCAGCGTGCTGCGTCGTATCGTGCTGGCGGCCGTTCTGGTGGTCGGCGGGTTGACGGCGTTGGCATACAGCTTTATCCACACCGAAACCCAAAGCCGGTTGCTTGATAATCTGAGTGACTGGGTTATTGAGCGAGCTCGCAATGACAGTCTGATCTTTGAGCTGGCTCAGGAGAACCTGGCGCGTTTCAGTGCTGAATTCTTGCGGCTCTACACCTCTGATGTGCCGGTGCATGGCGACATCTTCTGGTCCTACTATCAGGAGGACGAGCATGGCGCAGTGCGTCTGCGCCGGGACTTTTACGACGGTATTTATGCCGATGATGGCCTTTATTACAGCAGCGTAAGCAGTTTTGTTGGCAATAACCAGTCAGTGGACAGTGTTGACCTGCAGCGTCGTCTGGTCCTGTCTGTGCGGCTGCTGGCACAGTTAGGGCCGGCCATGATCAATCGTTTTCAGAACATACATGTCAGTTTTCCCGAAAACGCCATCGCGCTCTATGCTCCTGGCACGCCCTGGGGTTTGGAGGCGGAACCTGATCTGCCCATGAATGAGCTCGGCGTTATTCGCTCCATGCAGCAATCTGAGAACCCTGAGCGCCTGCCGGGCTGGAGCGGACTCTATTACGATGAAACAGCACAGGAGTGGGCTCTGACTTATCAGGTGCCACTGGACATGAACGGTCAGCACTTGATCAATCCCAGCCATGATGTGTCGTTAACGGATCTGATGGAAAGGCTGATCACCGATACACCTGAAGGTGGATACAATCTGATTTTTCGGCAGGATGGTTATCTGATTGCGCATCCCGCCGAGCCAGCGTCTGACCGGCGTTGGGTCGGGCAGATGTCACTGCAGAATATTGATGACCCGGCACTGGTTCGACTATTCGAGCTGATAGATGAGTCCACCGGGGGCGAGCCAGGTGAAGTTGCGCTGATCCATAACAGTATTGATGATAACTGGCTGGCGGTCAGCGAGTTGTCCGGCCCGGGCTGGTGGTTTGTTTCAGTTTACCCCGCAGCATTGATTCGTGAGTCAGCCAGTCAGGCTGCAGCGGCCGTGCTGATCAGTGGTGTCATATTATTGCTTTTGTTGATTTTTATTATTGGATTTATTATCCGGCGCGATGCCGAGAAGCCTCTTGAACAGTTGCGTGAGGCGGCCGAAAGCATTGCGCTGGGTGATTACGATGCAGTGGCTCAGGAGCAAATTAAATTGCCACGGCATTTGCGCAATGAAATAGGTCTGCTGGCTCGTACATTTTATGGCATGGCCGTGAATATTCGTGGCGCGCAGACGACTCTCGAACAGGTTGTTGCAGAACGAACCCGTGCTTTGGAGACAGCCAACCATAATCTGCGTGAGCTCAGTCTGCTGGATGGCTTGCTGGGCATTCACAACAGACGTGCGTTTGACCGGGATCTGGCTTCTGTATACGAGCAATGCAAGCGGGGGGTTGGTGATTTCTATGTGATGATGATTGACGTCGATTCTTTCAAGCTGTTTAACGATAGCTATGGGCATGGCGAAGGAGACCTGGCACTTAAAGAGATCGCTGCCACCCTGAATTCAGCAATACGCAGCGATGACCGCCTGTATCGGTATGGTGGTGAAGAATTTGTGGTGATATTCAATTCCGGCCTGGAAGAACCGATTGAAAGTGCTGCCGAGCGGCTGCTGAATGCGGTGCGCAATCTGGCAATTCCCTTTCCTGAATCCGGCTATGGCATAGTCACTGTCAGTGCCGGATTGGTTCGAGGTTGTGCAGATTATCCCAGCTCTGAGCAGATTGTTGCGCATGCAGATCGTCTGCTATACGAGTCCAAGCGCGGCGGTCGTAATCGGCTCAGTATCGAAACTCAAACCGCATCGTGA
- a CDS encoding cytochrome b, which produces MSEQQKYPLMWRILHWLMALMVLTLIPVGLWMTARGEANVWGELTNALYSSHKAIGFAVLLLMVVRIGFKLTLRTPAYPAELPVALQRAAKGLHHLLYVLLIVTPLFGWAGVTAYPALITWGGDLPAMPMVPVNQELAERLFAIHGTLALVLGVLIAGHIAAAIRHILRKDGIFRRML; this is translated from the coding sequence ATGTCTGAGCAACAAAAATACCCGTTGATGTGGCGAATACTCCATTGGCTGATGGCGCTGATGGTGCTGACTCTGATCCCTGTTGGTTTGTGGATGACGGCGCGTGGTGAGGCGAACGTCTGGGGTGAGTTAACCAACGCCCTGTATAGCTCGCATAAAGCGATTGGTTTTGCGGTGCTCTTGCTTATGGTTGTCCGAATCGGGTTCAAACTCACGCTGCGCACGCCGGCGTATCCTGCAGAGTTGCCGGTGGCATTGCAGCGAGCCGCCAAGGGTTTACATCATTTATTGTACGTTCTGCTGATCGTGACCCCACTGTTTGGCTGGGCCGGTGTGACGGCCTACCCGGCGCTGATTACCTGGGGAGGCGATCTGCCGGCCATGCCGATGGTGCCAGTTAACCAGGAGCTCGCCGAAAGATTGTTTGCGATACATGGTACGCTGGCTTTAGTTCTGGGTGTGCTGATTGCGGGCCATATTGCTGCTGCCATTCGTCACATTCTGCGAAAGGATGGAATCTTCCGCAGAATGTTATGA
- a CDS encoding mechanosensitive ion channel family protein, with product MEYTDFKNEAVALSAQLLHVSTQTETYAQLGLVIVIFGFAYFISSRLRAYLPGFAESAPDGPLSPIRKLTGHLGNLLFPLLSVLVLSFAVELSTTLLGQSWLVRTALIVAMLLIYNSIIRDHVRNDFVAFVFRWVGLPLIFLYYLEWLEPLIDILESMQVTLGNIQVSAYGVVRVAVFGSILFWLGRISNNTGQEMIRRQEKLDFRAREVAAKLLQVTIFFVIFLLLLQIMGINLTALAVFGGAVGVGLGFGLQAIASNFISGIIILLDRSVSLGDYIELEDGRTGVVRELTLRSTTLETFDGKDIMVPNEKFVTESFTNWTHKNKKQRYRVDFSVAYGSDIRRLVEIVKATVASHDQVLSGEEVPFEERPDCEIDGFGDSGINMFVEFWMEGIDDGKNRVGGDLLLMIYEAMRDHGFSIPFPQREVRVLNPQTHNEGSGHGT from the coding sequence GTGGAATACACAGACTTTAAAAATGAGGCCGTCGCGCTGTCTGCACAGCTGCTGCATGTGTCAACTCAGACCGAAACTTATGCTCAACTCGGACTTGTCATCGTTATTTTCGGCTTCGCCTATTTTATCAGTAGCCGCCTGCGGGCGTATTTACCCGGCTTTGCGGAGTCTGCGCCTGACGGTCCTCTCAGTCCGATACGTAAACTGACCGGTCATCTTGGTAATTTACTGTTTCCGCTGTTAAGTGTGCTGGTTTTGAGTTTCGCTGTGGAACTGAGTACCACTTTGCTGGGACAGTCATGGCTGGTACGCACAGCACTGATTGTCGCCATGCTGCTGATTTACAACTCTATTATCAGGGATCACGTACGCAATGATTTTGTTGCATTTGTATTCCGCTGGGTGGGATTGCCACTGATCTTTCTTTATTACCTTGAGTGGCTGGAACCATTGATCGACATTCTTGAATCCATGCAGGTGACTCTGGGCAATATTCAGGTTTCTGCCTATGGTGTGGTGCGGGTTGCAGTATTTGGCTCGATCCTGTTCTGGCTGGGACGCATTTCCAACAACACCGGACAAGAGATGATCCGGCGTCAGGAGAAACTGGATTTCCGTGCCCGTGAGGTGGCGGCCAAGCTTCTCCAGGTCACCATCTTTTTTGTCATCTTTTTGCTGCTGTTGCAGATCATGGGCATCAATTTGACGGCTCTTGCGGTGTTCGGCGGTGCAGTGGGTGTGGGCCTGGGTTTTGGGCTGCAGGCTATCGCCTCAAATTTCATTTCCGGTATCATCATTCTGCTGGATCGTTCGGTATCACTGGGTGACTATATTGAACTGGAAGATGGTCGCACCGGCGTTGTTCGGGAACTGACGCTGCGATCAACGACGCTGGAAACATTCGATGGTAAAGACATCATGGTGCCGAATGAAAAATTTGTCACCGAAAGTTTCACGAACTGGACACATAAAAACAAAAAGCAGCGTTACCGGGTCGATTTCTCCGTGGCCTATGGTTCTGATATCCGTCGTCTTGTGGAGATTGTCAAGGCAACTGTGGCGTCCCATGACCAGGTGCTTAGTGGCGAAGAGGTACCCTTTGAGGAGCGACCCGATTGTGAGATTGATGGATTCGGTGATTCTGGCATTAACATGTTTGTGGAATTCTGGATGGAAGGCATCGATGACGGTAAGAACAGGGTGGGTGGCGACCTGCTGTTGATGATTTATGAGGCTATGCGTGATCATGGATTTTCGATTCCCTTCCCGCAGCGTGAAGTCAGGGTGCTCAATCCACAGACTCATAATGAGGGTTCTGGTCATGGCACATAA
- a CDS encoding UGSC family (seleno)protein, with the protein MNENILLDPTAENAPAQRARLPRPDSLDGKVVGLLDISKPRGNVFLDRIEEQLAALGVSVKRYSKPTFTRPAPTELKQQMAAEVDVLVEGLADUGSCTSCCMHDIADLESRQIPGVGVASTEFIDAAAAQCKTLGFDPAMVFVPHPIQNRTDAEMRTLADDALDDILRLLCARQNADQ; encoded by the coding sequence ATGAACGAAAACATTCTGCTGGACCCGACGGCGGAGAACGCTCCGGCGCAGCGGGCACGACTGCCCAGGCCCGACAGCCTTGATGGCAAAGTAGTAGGACTGCTGGACATCTCCAAACCACGCGGCAACGTCTTCCTCGACCGTATCGAGGAGCAACTGGCCGCACTGGGTGTTTCAGTCAAACGTTACAGTAAACCCACGTTCACCCGCCCTGCCCCGACTGAGCTGAAACAGCAGATGGCAGCCGAAGTGGATGTGTTGGTGGAAGGGCTGGCTGACTGAGGATCGTGCACGTCGTGCTGTATGCATGACATAGCCGATCTGGAGTCACGACAGATTCCGGGAGTTGGAGTTGCCTCCACAGAGTTTATTGATGCGGCCGCTGCACAATGCAAAACGCTGGGTTTCGATCCGGCCATGGTTTTTGTGCCGCACCCGATTCAGAATCGCACCGATGCAGAAATGCGCACCCTGGCCGATGACGCGCTGGATGACATTCTGCGCCTGTTGTGTGCCCGTCAGAACGCTGACCAATAA
- a CDS encoding thioredoxin family protein: protein MTTPTPDGLIVVAKADCPTCRLIEPLLAKLADTGPLRVYVQDTSQYAESLPGTVYDQTLEHSWRLETEFVPTLIRIEQGQEVARTYGWDKAEWRTISGLDELGEDLPAMRPGCGSKTLEPGIAERLELAFGRVQLKSREIDVSAEEDTIEACYARGWSDGLPVVPPTPVRVLRMLKGTQRDPQEIVGIMPPDLVPCTVEKIAINAVMAGCKPEYMPVLLAALEAALDDDFGLHGLICTTMFGSPMIMVNGPIAKAIGMNSGNNALGQGNRANATIGRALQLIIRNVGGGRPGEIDRATLGNPGKYTFCFAEAEDSDWLPLAQQRGIPAGRSAVTVFPGEGVQGIIDQKSRDPESLARSMAESLRAVDNVKLAMAGDAVLVVAPDHARIFIEAGWSKQRLRERLEELLLAPGERLVAGAGGIAEGIPEKFKDKQVPKFRPGGLLIVRAGGTAGLFSAIIAGWAASGPVGSSPVTREVNL from the coding sequence ATGACAACACCCACGCCCGACGGCCTGATCGTCGTTGCCAAAGCCGATTGCCCGACCTGTCGCCTGATAGAGCCATTGCTGGCCAAACTGGCAGATACCGGACCACTGCGCGTGTATGTGCAGGACACCAGTCAATACGCCGAAAGCCTGCCGGGAACTGTTTATGATCAGACATTGGAGCACTCCTGGCGGTTGGAGACTGAATTTGTGCCTACCCTCATCCGTATCGAACAGGGGCAGGAAGTAGCACGCACCTATGGCTGGGACAAGGCAGAATGGCGAACAATCAGTGGACTGGACGAACTGGGCGAAGATCTGCCGGCCATGCGCCCCGGTTGCGGCTCAAAAACGCTGGAACCTGGCATCGCCGAGCGGCTGGAACTGGCGTTTGGCCGTGTGCAGTTGAAATCCCGTGAAATTGACGTCAGCGCCGAAGAAGACACCATCGAAGCCTGCTATGCGCGAGGCTGGAGCGATGGACTGCCGGTCGTGCCGCCGACACCCGTCCGCGTCCTGCGCATGCTGAAAGGCACACAGCGAGATCCGCAGGAAATCGTGGGCATCATGCCCCCGGACCTGGTGCCCTGCACCGTGGAAAAAATTGCGATCAACGCCGTCATGGCTGGCTGCAAACCTGAATACATGCCAGTGCTGCTCGCCGCCCTGGAAGCCGCATTAGACGACGACTTTGGCCTGCACGGCCTGATCTGCACCACCATGTTTGGCAGTCCCATGATCATGGTAAACGGCCCAATCGCCAAAGCCATCGGCATGAACTCGGGCAACAATGCCCTGGGCCAGGGTAATCGCGCCAATGCCACCATCGGTCGCGCCCTGCAGCTGATCATACGTAATGTGGGTGGTGGCCGACCCGGCGAGATAGACCGGGCCACGCTGGGAAATCCGGGCAAATACACCTTCTGTTTTGCTGAGGCCGAGGACAGTGACTGGCTGCCACTGGCCCAGCAGCGGGGTATACCGGCGGGTCGCTCTGCGGTCACCGTATTTCCCGGTGAAGGTGTGCAGGGTATCATCGATCAAAAGTCGCGCGATCCAGAATCTCTGGCCCGCTCCATGGCAGAATCGCTGCGGGCGGTAGACAACGTCAAACTGGCCATGGCGGGCGATGCGGTGCTGGTTGTTGCGCCCGACCATGCCCGTATTTTCATTGAGGCAGGCTGGTCGAAGCAACGTTTGCGTGAGCGGCTGGAAGAATTACTGCTGGCTCCGGGTGAGCGGCTGGTCGCTGGTGCGGGTGGCATCGCCGAGGGCATTCCGGAAAAATTCAAAGACAAACAGGTCCCCAAGTTCCGACCGGGTGGCCTGTTGATTGTGCGGGCCGGTGGCACTGCCGGTCTGTTTTCTGCCATTATTGCTGGCTGGGCTGCTTCCGGCCCGGTTGGTTCGTCACCTGTCACACGAGAGGTTAACTTATGA
- a CDS encoding RidA family protein, whose amino-acid sequence MAHKSVNIFFALVCIFLTACHVSPSTGKLIHSTADIYPAVGPYSQIVQAGDQYFLSGVIPLNLNGDAIAGDTIEQQTRQVLDYIAAKLQSLGLRLEHVVMATVYMTDLQEFSRMNQVYGEYFVNNAPARATVEVARLPRDAKIEIAVVASSL is encoded by the coding sequence ATGGCACATAAGTCTGTAAATATATTCTTTGCATTGGTGTGTATCTTTTTAACAGCGTGCCATGTATCTCCTTCTACCGGGAAGCTGATTCACAGTACAGCTGATATTTACCCGGCTGTTGGCCCATACTCACAGATTGTGCAAGCTGGTGATCAGTATTTCTTGTCGGGTGTCATTCCCCTGAATCTGAATGGGGATGCAATTGCTGGTGACACCATCGAACAGCAGACCCGACAAGTTCTTGATTACATCGCAGCAAAACTGCAATCACTTGGCCTCCGGTTGGAGCACGTGGTAATGGCTACTGTGTATATGACTGACCTGCAGGAGTTTTCACGTATGAATCAAGTGTACGGCGAGTACTTTGTCAACAATGCACCAGCACGAGCTACTGTTGAAGTAGCCCGGTTGCCCAGAGATGCAAAAATTGAAATTGCAGTGGTAGCGTCCTCCCTATGA